In Scheffersomyces stipitis CBS 6054 chromosome 8, complete sequence, one DNA window encodes the following:
- a CDS encoding predicted protein (go_function cysteine-type peptidase activity~go_process proteolysis and peptidolysis), producing QYGTSLSLSNNYLKSSSYQKEYTPEPNFEGVKRERIKLSDYSQFIKQEPQISEYKKSILNYYIPSSPVSITNYSIVDKLIPHYYVDKISAEYDRKRIDNQKIIEKSRLDSLSKITPLGPQELQKVQAVWQSSRTDTFATNYQIELYFHDLKTLRDGKWLNDNIIDYYLNLIMESQNQKVFGWTTHFYTTLETKGYSGVARWAKRKKINLFEKKKILVPINILNTHWALAVIDNVDKSIRYYDSLSSSGNENAMLNLKDYMKQEASRLNVPVIDYELYPHMETPQQANGYDCGVFTCTAAKYIALSKSLTYSQKDMKVIRRRMTYEIISSRLLD from the coding sequence CAGTATGGAACAAGCTTGTCGCTTTCCAACAACTATCtcaaatcttcttcgtaCCAGAAAGAGTATACTCCAGAACCAAATTTTGAAGGTGTGAAACGGGAACGAATCAAACTAAGTGACTACAGTCAGTTCATCAAACAGGAACCCCAGATATCTGAGTACAAGAAATCTATTCTCAACTACTACATTCCTTCGCTGCCTGTTTCTATCACAAACTATTCTATTGTGGATAAACTAATACCACATTACTATGTGGACAAGATTTCGGCCGAATACGACCGGAAACGCATAGACAATCAGAAAATTATCGAGAAAAGTAGACTTGATTCTCTCTCCAAGATAACCCCACTTGGACCCCAAGAGTTGCAGAAAGTACAGGCAGTATGGCAAAGTAGCAGAACAGACACTTTCGCTACCAATTACCAGATCGAGTTGTATTTTCACGATCTCAAGACCCTTAGAGATGGTAAATGGCTCAACGATAACATAATAGACTATTACCTCAATCTCATCATGGAATCTCAAAACCAAAAGGTATTTGGATGGACCACTCATTTTTACACAACTTTGGAAACAAAAGGATACCTGGGAGTAGCTAGATGGGCcaagaggaagaaaatcaatttgtttgaaaagaaaaagatttTGGTACCCATCAATATCTTGAATACTCATTGGGCTCTAGCTGTCATAGATAACGTTGACAAGTCTATCAGGTACTATGATTCGCTCTCTAGTTCTGGAAATGAGAATGCCATgctcaacttgaaggactATATGAAACAAGAAGCTTCAAGATTGAATGTGCCAGTAATAGACTATGAATTGTATCCTCATATGGAAACCCCCCAACAAGCGAATGGTTATGACTGTGGAGTTTTCACTTGTACGGCTGCTAAATACATTGCATTATCTAAGTCTCTAACCTACTCTCAAAAAGATATGAAGGTTATCAGACGCAGAATGACTTACGAAATCATCTCTAGCCGATTATTGGATTAA
- the SER2 gene encoding Sericin-2 (Silk gum protein 2) translates to MSNSPTSQLSAHTSERPNRNDPVSSSAAQAKSSLKKTAQKQYEARLDQQQSQIDALVLRVAALETNCGQGFSMTGDGSCAITNSTSENSLENDSRSVTSSTFTSTDSVHSNGPRTSRDGHSSGLFDIDTEITEMQFQIHEDWAKLPKLDTQTARQWLRAIYILRNDADFEQLLKTESEVDWAALHFTFGYFGEDLEYYYAAWREHLIAPYRHNSLRTLGQPDNITVDVLLDYLTNFEDKARSSVIIKELNRRKTIGSNPDSQSFVAEFFDRDNDYNDRTIRFLDDMPVPLAETVKHYCTQSDETKRSIAVTTVQYYFQESIRLARFMYPSAEAFESKVQLTPGYSGNSNSIPFGSPDSRMDRKPKNKRRNRSRYSKNKSTSNKDELNYF, encoded by the coding sequence ATGTCCAACTCACCCACAAGTCAATTATCGGCTCACACATCTGAACGTCCAAATCGAAATGATCCAGTCAGTTCTTCTGCTGCACAAGCCAAGTCTTCATTGAAAAAAACGGCCCAGAAACAGTATGAAGCAAGATTGGACCAACAACAATCTCAGATTGATGCTCTTGTGTTAAGAGTGGCAGCCTTGGAGACTAATTGCGGACAAGGATTCTCAATGACAGGCGATGGTTCTTGTGCCATAACCAACAGTACTAGTGAGAACTCTCTTGAAAATGACTCAAGAAGTGTGACGAGTTCGACATTTACCTCTACGGACTCTGTCCACTCCAACGGTCCCAGAACATCACGAGATGGACACTCTCTGGGACTATTTGATATTGACACTGAAATCACCGAGATGCAGTTTCAGATTCACGAAGACTGGGCAAAATTACCCAAACTTGATACGCAAACCGCTCGCCAATGGTTACGTGCCATCTATATATTGAGAAATGACGCCGATTTCGAACAATTACTTAAGACAGAATCCGAAGTCGATTGGGCCGCTTTGCACTTTACATTCGGATATTTTGGCGAGGACTTAGAATATTATTACGCCGCCTGGAGAGAGCACCTCATTGCACCTTATCGTCATAACTCCCTAAGAACACTTGGTCAACCAGACAATATCACTGTTGATGTCCTTCTAGATTATTTAACGaattttgaagataaaGCGAGAAGTTCGGTCATAATCAAAGAGTTGAACAGACGTAAAACAATTGGAAGTAACCCAGACAGTCAATCGTTTGTCGCAGAATTTTTTGATAGGGACAATGATTACAACGACCGTACAATTAGGTTTCTAGACGATATGCCTGTTCCTCTAGCTGAAACAGTCAAGCACTACTGCACTCAGAGTGATGAAACAAAACGTCTGATCGCTGTTACAACAGTCCAGTATTACTTTCAGGAGTCAATCCGCCTAGCAAGGTTCATGTACCCTAGTGCCGAAGCTTTTGAATCCAAAGTTCAACTTACACCGGGTTACTCGGGTAACTCAAACTCAATACCCTTTGGTTCGCCTGATTCAAGAATGGATCGTAAAcccaagaacaagagaagaaacCGTTCCCGTTACTCCAAGAATAAGTCTACATCGAACAAAGACGAACTCAATTACTTCTAG
- the VTC2 gene encoding Phosphate metabolism transcription protein (Vacuolar transporter chaperone 2 (Phosphate metabolism protein 1); regulated by PHO system), with the protein MLFGTKLDHELYDPWKQYYINYNHLKKLLKEGVILKNNWTDKDEQNFVSALDENLEKVYTFQHQKFDELNDQLNDLQLQTETSGADFNVESFSSKLDRILDEAQELEHFQRINYTGFIKIVKKHDRLHSNYSVKPLLNVRLKSLPFHSEDYSPLLYKVGTLFQFLRENYDVDQALSKLSSFNDSGLNAEFQSFKFWIHPENLMEVKTTILRHLPVLIYNSENVSQIDDDDDDDEEEDEAINDQTINALYFDNNHFELYNNKLTKINNSSTLRIKWIGKLADKPKIVMEKKQFDSNSNFNVDDKITLKQKYINQFVINKELPSKLKKINDESSLNHILGFINEFNLQPILRTTYKRTAFQIPGDDKIRIVIDTNLNFIREDSFDSQLPIRDPSSWHRTDIDSNTANPQQFLRKGEYIKFPYSTMEIKIKKSAAKNFKKLNWINELINSSNLIKEIPNFSKFIHGVASLFLEDDKLDNIPLWFNELENDISSTSHYVPKSKRTLQQQENDIQNLTDADNLSKFKSMILKNQSSSFQPRSSSFSGSMLLNINKDEEESIDHSVGPSSSHVQTIEEEAPQSGLTDDQSSEFDDDDDDDLPGSRANPISKILNLPVQFSKLLDVDSEDEEVDLPLGVSKPESWIKNAGPLKIEPKVWLANERTFNRWLHVTTLLSTLTFVIYSSTMNSNFAGLSTILAYFYFALTLFSGIWGYYIFMRRRTIIMERSDKHLDNSIGPLIVAFGLILALVVNFVFGWKGLKVDLDDEFYANNTVHRAIHEYVINLVN; encoded by the coding sequence ATGTTATTCGGGACCAAATTGGACCACGAGCTCTACGACCCTTGGAAGCAGTACTACATCAACTACAACCACctcaagaagttgttgaaagagGGAGTCattctcaagaacaactGGACCGATAAGGATGAACAGAACTTTGTTCTGGCTCTTGACgagaacttggaaaaggtGTACACCTTCCAGCACCAGAAGTTCGATGAGTTGAACGACCAATTGAACGACTTGCAGTTGCAGACAGAAACCTCGGGCGCCGACTTCAATGTCGAAtcgttttcttccaagttggacAGAATTTTGGACGAGGCCCAGGAATTGGAACATTTCCAGAGAATTAACTACACCGGCTTCATCAAAATCGTCAAGAAGCATGACCGTTTGCACTCCAACTACTCTGTTAAGCCTTTGTTGAATGTCAGATTAAAGAGCTTGCCTTTCCACTCCGAAGATTACAGTCCTTTGTTGTACAAGGTTGGTACTCTCTTCCAGTTCTTGCGTGAAAACTACGACGTCGACCAGGCtttgtccaagttgtcGTCGTTCAACGACTCTGGTTTGAATGCCGAATTCCAGTCATTCAAGTTCTGGATCCACCCTGAAAACTTAATGGAAGTCAAGACCACCATCTTGAGACACTTGCCCGTGTTGATCTACAACAGTGAAAATGTTTCGCAAAtagatgacgatgatgacgatgacgaagaagaagacgaggCCATCAACGACCAGACCATCAATGCCTTGTACTTTGACAACAACCATTTTGAGTTGTACAACAATAAGTTGACgaaaatcaacaactcgtcCACTTTACGTATCAAGTGGATTGGCAAGTTGGCCGACAAGCCAAAAATCGTTatggaaaagaagcaattcGattccaactccaactttAACGTGGATGACAAGATTACTTTGAAGCAAAAGTACATCAACCAGTTCGTCATCAACAAGGAGCTTCCCAGCAAGTTAAAGAAGATCAATGACGAACTGTCGCTCAACCACATTCTTGGCTTCATCAACGAATTCAACTTGCAGCCTATCTTGAGAACAACCTATAAACGTACCGCTTTCCAAATTCCTGGCGACGACAAGATTAGAATCGTCATCGataccaacttgaacttcattaGAGAAGACTCGTTTGACTCTCAATTGCCAATTAGAGACCCTTCGAGCTGGCACAGAACCGATATCGACTCCAACACTGCTAATCCACAGCAATTCTTACGTAAGGGTGAATACATCAAGTTCCCATACTCTACCATGGAAATCAAGATTAAGAAGTCTGCTGctaagaacttcaagaagttgaactggATCAATgaattgatcaactcttccaatttgATTAAGGAAATTCCaaacttttccaagttcatcCACGGTGTAGCTTCATTGTTCTTAGAAGACGACAAGTTGGATAACATCCCTCTTTGGTTCAATGAATTGGAGAATGACATCTCGTCTACTTCACACTACGTGCCAAAGTCCAAGAGAACATTGCAACAGCAAGAAAATGACATCCAGAACTTGACCGACGCCgacaacttgtccaagttcaagtcgaTGATTCTCAAGAACCAGAGTTCAAGCTTCCAGCCTAGAtcgtcttccttctctGGTTCcatgttgttgaacatcaacaaggacgaagaagaatcaatTGACCACAGTGTTGGACCCTCTTCTTCTCACGTGCAAAcgattgaagaagaagctccTCAATCAGGTTTAACAGATGATCAGTCATCCGAatttgatgatgatgacgacgacgatcTTCCAGGCTCCAGAGCCAATCCAATTTCGAAGATTTTGAACTTGCCAGTTCAATTCTCAAAATTGCTTGACGTTGACtcagaagacgaagaggtAGATCTTCCACTTGGTGTCAGCAAGCCTGAGAGCTGGATCAAGAACGCTGGTCCACTTAAGATTGAACCCAAGGTCTGGTTGGCTAACGAAAGAACTTTCAACAGGTGGTTGCATGTGACTACTTTGCTCTCGACCTTGACATTTGTCATCTACTCGTCGACTATGAACTCTAACTTTGCCGGATTATCCACCATCTTGGCATACTTTTATTTTGCATTAACATTGTTCTCTGGAATCTGGGGTTACTACATTTTCatgagaagaagaacaatcATTATGGAAAGATCAGACAAGCATTTGGACAATTCCATCGGACCGCTTATTGTAGCCTTTGGTCTTATCTTGGCGTTAGTTGTCAACTTTGTCTTTGGCTGGAAGGGGTTGAAGGTTGATCTTGACGATGAGTTCTACGCCAACAACACCGTGCACAGGGCTATCCATGAGTACgtgatcaacttggtcaactAA
- the RET3 gene encoding Golgi-to-ER vesicle coat component (Golgi-to-ER vesicle coat component Coatomer zeta subunit (Zeta-coat protein) (Zeta-COP)~go_component clathrin vesicle coat~go_process intracellular protein transport): MSLNISLYTISAVLILDNEGERLYAKYYNQGPSQENGGEVHFQTLSQQQKFESSIFGKINKVHQDIVLYDNHLVTYKQTNDIILIIVAKINENESLIYSTVANLFESLNILLDNTIDKSTIVSKYDLVSLAIDETVDDGIIVEIDPAIIVSRVTKAPKFEPGIHVDGDKGLFDAFSFASKKISERLQQGF, translated from the coding sequence ATGTCGTTGAACATATCCTTATACACAATCTCCGCCGTCTTGATACTAGATAACGAGGGCGAAAGACTCTATGCCAAGTACTACAACCAGGGCCCAAGCCAGGAAAATGGTGGAGAAGTACATTTCCAAACTTTATCACAACAGCAAAAGTTCGAGTCACTGATATTCGGCAAGATAAATAAGGTGCACCAAGACATAGTGTTGTATGACAACCACTTGGTCACGTACAAACAAACCAACGACATTATTCTCATTATTGTAGCCAAGATCAATGAAAACGAATCGTTGATCTATTCTACTGTAGCCAACTTGTTTGAAAGTTTGAACATTTTGTTGGACAATACTATCGACAAGTCGACTATTGTATCCAAATACGACTTGGTTTCATTGGCTATTGATGAAACCGTAGATGACGGAATCATTGTTGAGATTGACCCAGCCATCATTGTCAGTAGAGTGACCAAGGCTCCTAAGTTCGAGCCAGGTATCCATGTAGACGGGGACAAGGGACTCTTTGATGCCTTCTCGTTTGCTTCGAAGAAGATCAGCGAAAGATTGCAACAGGGTTTCTAG
- the CSD2 gene encoding cysteine desulfurase Selenocysteine lyase: MSQRSVPFGKSFREIHFKELDPEYLAVNHGAYGMTPSLVFKKFKEVMEDDYSNPDYFRRVEQPAIYVETLKELSTVLNTDYRNLALVDNSTSGINTVLRSYPFKKGDKIVAPSTVFNNCEKTIEFLQDRYGIIYESVELNYPLEDSEILALFEDILQKGDVKLALFDTVISTPAVRFPFEKMVKLCQSFSVLSFIDGAHSAGLLPIDLDEIQPDFYVSNLHKWFFVPRNSAILYVSKKNHRKIHTMPIVSSYVGDETEVSAEEENNWLIDRFADVSTKNFAAAASIRTAIKFRQEQCGGEESIRNYCYDLARKASELVSNKWGTSVLENEVRSLTTAMFNVEVPLEQLGLNVDDYKENANELYFSMHKGKRVVVPLFIHNNKVYGRFSAQIYNELDDYDKASDIVYQLFVNIARKKAQKQF; this comes from the coding sequence ATGTCCCAGCGAAGCGTACCTTTTGGCAAACTGTTCAGAGAGATCCActtcaaggaattggatCCGGAATACCTCGCCGTAAACCATGGTGCCTATGGGATGACTCCGTCATTAGTTTTCAAAAAGTTTAAAGAGGTAATGGAGGATGACTATTCCAATCCTGACTATTTCAGAAGAGTCGAACAACCAGCCATATACGTGGAAACCTTGAAAGAGCTATCTACTGTTTTGAACACTGACTATCGTAATCTTGCACTTGTAGACAATTCCACATCGGGAATCAATACTGTCTTACGAAGCTATCCCTTCAAAAAAGGTGACAAGATTGTAGCTCCGTCTACAGTCTTTAACAATTGCGAAAAAACGATCGAGTTTTTGCAAGACAGATATGGTATTATCTACGAGTCGGTGGAACTAAACTATCCACTTGAAGATTCAGAGATCCTTGCCTTGTTTGAAGACATACTTCAGAAAGGAGATGTAAAACTTGCCTTGTTTGACACTGTAATTTCAACTCCGGCAGTCCGGTTTCCGTTTGAGAAAATGGTTAAATTGTGTCAAAGCTTCTCTGTTTTATCATTTATTGACGGGGCCCATTCAGCAGGATTGTTGCCAATAGATTTGGACGAGATTCAGCCCGATTTCTATGTTAGTAACCTACACAAATGGTTCTTTGTTCCGAGAAACAGTGCTATATTGTATGTCTCCAAAAAGAACCACAGAAAAATCCACACAATGCCAATTGTGTCTTCATATGTAGGGGATGAGACAGAAGTTCtggcagaagaagaaaacaattGGTTGATCGACAGGTTCGCCGATGTCAGTACCAAGAAttttgctgctgctgcttccATTAGAACAGCCATAAAGTTCAGACAAGAACAGTGTGGAGGAGAAGAAAGCATTCGCAATTACTGTTACGACTTAGCTAGGAAAGCTAGTGAGCTTGTCAGCAACAAATGGGGCACATCTGTTCTCGAGAATGAAGTCAGGTCCTTGACTACAGCTATGTTCAACGTCGAGGTTCCTTTAGAACAGCTTGGTTTAAATGTAGATGATTACAAAGAGAACGCCAACGAATTGTATTTTCTGATGCATAAGGGCAAAAGGGTTGTTGTTCCGTTATTCATCCATAATAATAAGGTGTATGGTCGATTCAGTGCTCAGATCTACAACGAGCTAGATGACTATGACAAGGCTTCAGACATTGTATATCAATTGTTTGTGAACATAGCCAGAAAAAAGGCGCAAAAACAATTTTAA
- the TAF47 gene encoding TBP-complexed protein (TAF 2) (TBP-complexed protein (TAF 2) Transcription initiation factor TFIID subunit 3 (TBP-associated factor 3) (TBP-associated factor 47 kDa) (TAFII-47) (TAFII47)): MDESFHFALLRISIAQILKSHGFDKCKPSTLNIVTDLAIQYLKKLVLETISCSQTRTRSNNIEIQDITQALIMIEAIKPDDYLKLDDSKDSKYNTKSLDSFVNWVRFSDSDRVARELNEFPTALVRNLIDKRKLDLDDGETDQEKKKRKHKERQEYYNQLKLNEISNLHGEDYGEEEEEDEYSISTKDKFSWLNYLIEKDLKLGHDLKFLNSSLSAEFLKFQNDTKLHPVVNGMGKRSQQLKHQLHNFNKYDYLVISIDNEKDENEDENGADLDVKPSDSLIRLLPYNLQYDKYLVDEDLDQYVEYMERHEMGAEEDTGHDEDNGHGVNDHVIDQEGDDDNLIIRDEGIGGENSLMLT, translated from the exons ATGGATGAATCGTTTCATTTTGCATTGCTACGGATTTCCATTGCCCAGATCCTCAAATCCCACGGTTTTGACAAGTGTAAACCCTCAACACTTAATATAGTCACAGATTTGGCTATTCAGTATCTCAAGAAACTCGTGTTGGAAACGATTCTGTGTTCACAGACTCGAACAAGATCCAATAATATTGAGATTCAAGACATTACCCAGGCATTAATTATGATAGAGGCAATAAAACCAGACGACTATCTCAAGCTAGATGACAGTAAAGATTCTAAATACAACACTAAATCGTTGGACTCGTTTGTCAACTGGGTTCGTTTCAGTGATTCCGACCGGGTAGCgagagaattgaatgaatttCCTACAGCCTTAGTGCGCAATTTAATAGACAAGCGAAAGCTAGACTTGGACGACGGGGAGACCGAccaagagaaaaagaagcGCAAACACAAGGAAAGACAGGAATACTACaatcaattgaaattgaacgaGATTTCTAATTTGCATGGTGAAGATTATGgcgaagaagaggaagaggatGAGTATAGCATATCTACCAAGGACAAGTTTCTGTGGCTAAATTATTTGATAGAGAAAGATCTCAAGCTTGGCCATGACTTAAAGTTTTTGAACTCAAGCTTATCTGCGGAGTTCTTAAAGTTCCAGAATGATACCAAATTGCATCCTGTAGTCAACGGCA TGGGGAAACGATCCCAACAACTTAAACACCAATTGCAtaatttcaacaaatacGACTATCTCGTAATAAGCATAGACAACGAAAAGGACgaaaacgaagacgaaaatGGCGCAGACCTAGATGTCAAGCCTTCTGATAGCTTAATCCGGTTGTTACCCTACAACTTACAGTACGACAAGTATCTAGTTGACGAAGACCTAGACCAATACGTGGAGTATATGGAAAGGCACGAGATGGGTGCAGAGGAGGACACAGGACATGACGAGGATAATGGCCATGGGGTAAATGATCATGTCATAGACCAGGAGGGAGACGACGACAACCTCATCATACGAGATGAAGGAATAGGAGGAGAAAATAGTCTCATGCTAACATAG
- the RBP5 gene encoding DNA-binding proteins Bright/BRCAA1/RBP1 and related proteins containing BRIGHT domain has product MNKKLNLKLSLNRTTSNLSNESQPFTPLEQTPTFYFAPPAVPGGGARTPVDSIYSNPQYNESDDILTDIDELQGTCKTTRNYTLNFTPSFDQLVLSIYSHILSLPTTTPFSGMTPPSGLVSKVANETMSKLIANTQTSNPPLYDHQSIINAEYLRNHSYQPIFLQLIRKRLLDLCLFNSYNGATTISVTASSNVANGGLRQSSISNLSLNELNISNYNSNNTSTRSRSSSLSLRKQSLTRNNSYTNNNWLHVGNINSIRPSSNANGPIHHGGEHYNASTDSLQSMQDYVTQSFINRSANNNNNNNNNASLTAPSTNFNSMMMDYQTPPSSNKGSISGPTMTPPYNTQTIQNSINNGHSMNPEYDDFAFYQFQQARSRSSSRGNNSFPIPLTINTDSANIQALNALNGGPLSGGPNAHRNNHTGLSLDSPFMSATSLSEESGYFGDRFPQPPQVSSNVQADSPTNAEPALGDSRINLHNQFSLSEKKRDSLKLKRGIH; this is encoded by the exons ATGAACAAAAAGTTAAATTTGAAGCTCTCGCTTAACAGAACGACAAGCAATTTGTCTAACGAGTCCCAGCCGTTCACTCCGCTTGAGCAGACC CCTACCTTCTACTTTGCGCCTCCGGCAGTCCCAGGTGGAGGAGCCAGAACTCCTGTTGATTCGATATACTCCAACCCGCAATACAACGAATCTGACGATATTTTGACAGACATTGACGAACTACAAGGAACATGCAAAACCACCCGCAACTATACTCTTAACTTCACTCCTAgctttgatcaacttgtatTATCAATTTATTCGCATATCTTGTCATTGCCTACCACCACTCCTTTTCTGGGAATGACACCTCCTAGTGGACTTGTGAGTAAAGTTGCTAATGAAACCATGTCTAAGTTGATTGCAAACACACAAACCAGCAATCCTCCTTTGTACGACCACCAGAGTATTATCAACGCTGAATACCTTAGAAACCATTCTTACCAACCCATCTTTTTGCAGTTGATACGGAAGAGGTTATTGGACTTATGCCTTTTCAACAGCTACAACGGTG CTACCACTATTTCAGTGACAGCTTCATCTAATGTAGCAAATGGCGGATTAAGACAGTCTTcgatttcaaatttgtcATTGAATGAATTGAACATTCTGAActacaacagcaacaatacctcaaccagatccagatccTCTTCTCTCAGCTTGAGGAAACAATCTTTGACAAGAAACAATTCatacaccaacaacaattggTTGCACGTTGGAAATATAAATAGTATTAGACCCTCCAGCAACGCCAACGGTCCCATTCACCACGGTGGTGAACACTATAATGCTAGCACAGACTCATTGCAATCGATGCAAGACTATGTTACACAATCCTTCATTAATAGATCTgccaacaataacaataacaataacaacaacGCCAGTCTTACTgctccttcaacaaatttcaattctatgATGATGGACTACCAGACCCCACCATCTTCAAATAAGGGCTCGATTTCTGGTCCTACCATGACCCCACCCTATAATACCCAAACAATCCAGAACTCCATAAATAATGGCCATTCGATGAATCCAGAATATGATGATTTTGCATTTTACCAGTTTCAGCAAGCCAGATCGCGTTCTTCGTCTAGAGGAAACAACTCATTTCCAATACCTTTGACTATCAACACAGATTCGGCTAACATACAGGCATTGAATGCCTTAAACGGTGGTCCACTTTCTGGAGGACCCAATGCCCATAGAAACAATCACACCGGGTTGAGCTTGGATTCTCCATTTATGTCTGCTACTTCGTTGTCCGAGGAAAGCGGTTATTTCGGAGATAGATTCCCACAACCACCTCAGGTGAGTAGCAATGTTCAAGCTGACAGTCCAACTAATGCGGAACCCGCATTGGGTGACTCTCGTATTAACTTGCATAACCAGTTCAGCTTGAgtgagaagaagagagattcattgaagttgaagagaggTATCCACTAG